In a genomic window of Deltaproteobacteria bacterium:
- a CDS encoding glycosyltransferase family 9 protein: MNKIDAKTIKKILLIRRDNIGDLICTTPAIRALREEFPKVKLSVLVNSYNAEALENNPDIDEIYVYEKAKHIEDKNRFSVWLKNLKLLLQIRRERYDVAIGCGYRYSPRLARYTFLTGAKNRIGYVKSGANSISYNIPMNEPREPIHEVVATFKLLEPLGITGEPPCLVLMPSAQERGKAMQYLKSQGLTHDNIVAVHISSRKENNRWSAERFIELGNELTEKYNIIPLILWAPGSSKNPKHPGDDEKALEIAKGMVSVPVLYKTTKLKELIAAISLCKLVVCCDGGAMHIAAALGKPILTIWGSTDKKRWLPWKVENIILQKGRNAADVNVEEAAAAFARLWERTHMSHRLTKGHEN, encoded by the coding sequence ATGAACAAAATAGATGCAAAGACCATTAAAAAAATCCTCTTAATCCGCCGCGACAATATTGGCGACCTTATTTGCACAACACCTGCAATTCGCGCGCTGCGTGAAGAATTTCCTAAAGTAAAATTAAGTGTCCTGGTAAACAGTTACAATGCGGAGGCGCTGGAAAATAATCCTGATATAGATGAAATCTATGTCTACGAGAAGGCAAAACACATTGAAGACAAAAACAGGTTTTCAGTCTGGTTAAAAAATTTAAAACTTCTTTTACAGATACGGAGAGAAAGATACGATGTGGCAATTGGCTGCGGCTATAGATATTCTCCAAGGCTGGCAAGATATACATTTCTGACAGGAGCTAAGAACAGGATAGGATATGTGAAATCTGGCGCAAACTCTATTTCTTACAACATCCCAATGAATGAGCCAAGAGAGCCTATTCATGAAGTAGTTGCCACATTTAAACTCCTTGAGCCACTGGGAATTACAGGTGAACCGCCATGTCTTGTTTTAATGCCGTCTGCTCAGGAAAGGGGAAAGGCCATGCAGTATCTTAAGTCTCAGGGATTAACTCATGATAATATTGTAGCAGTGCATATAAGCAGCAGAAAAGAAAATAACCGATGGTCAGCGGAAAGATTTATCGAACTTGGCAACGAGCTTACAGAAAAGTATAATATAATACCTTTAATACTCTGGGCGCCGGGCAGCAGCAAGAATCCAAAACATCCGGGGGATGATGAAAAGGCTTTGGAAATAGCAAAAGGTATGGTTTCAGTTCCGGTTCTGTATAAAACAACAAAGTTAAAAGAGCTTATCGCTGCAATAAGTTTATGTAAATTGGTTGTATGCTGCGATGGAGGCGCTATGCACATTGCAGCAGCCCTTGGCAAACCTATATTAACAATATGGGGTTCTACTGATAAGAAGAGATGGCTGCCATGGAAGGTTGAAAATATTATACTCCAAAAGGGTAGAAACGCCGCTGATGTTAATGTAGAAGAAGCAGCGGCTGCATTTGCAAGGCTTTGGGAGAGAACCCACATGAGCCACAGGCTCACAAAGGGGCATGAAAATTAA
- the thiD gene encoding bifunctional hydroxymethylpyrimidine kinase/phosphomethylpyrimidine kinase, translated as MRKTILTIAASDPSGGAGVQRDIKVFSYFGLTGLSAITALTVQNQKKVKAVLPVPAAFVIKQINTLLEENTIDAVKLGMLAKAETVIALTALFKKKRFKKIVIDPVLVSSSGYPLLDKKGIILLKERLLPFVTIVTPNLNEAAILAGMKKVSNIEEMKLAAVRIKELMPVFVLIKGGHLKGKAVDVLYDGKGFKTFEAERIKGGLHGTGCIFSSAIASCLANGMNIIDSIKKAKLYTAGLIRQESGC; from the coding sequence ATGAGAAAAACCATTTTAACAATAGCGGCCTCTGACCCGTCAGGAGGCGCAGGCGTGCAGAGGGATATAAAGGTATTCTCGTATTTCGGATTAACCGGCCTATCTGCAATCACGGCGCTTACAGTTCAAAACCAAAAAAAAGTAAAGGCTGTTCTCCCTGTGCCGGCGGCCTTTGTTATAAAACAGATAAATACGCTCCTTGAAGAAAATACAATTGATGCTGTGAAACTGGGTATGCTGGCAAAGGCAGAGACTGTGATTGCGCTTACGGCTCTATTTAAGAAAAAAAGATTTAAAAAAATAGTCATTGACCCTGTGTTGGTGTCCAGCAGCGGTTATCCTCTTTTGGATAAAAAGGGTATAATTTTATTAAAGGAGCGGCTTCTGCCTTTTGTAACCATTGTTACGCCAAACCTGAATGAGGCAGCCATCCTTGCCGGCATGAAAAAGGTTTCAAATATAGAGGAGATGAAACTTGCCGCTGTTAGAATAAAGGAACTTATGCCGGTTTTTGTTTTAATTAAGGGGGGGCATCTTAAGGGTAAGGCAGTTGATGTGTTGTATGACGGAAAGGGGTTTAAGACATTTGAGGCAGAGAGGATAAAAGGGGGGCTGCACGGGACAGGCTGCATCTTTTCCAGCGCAATTGCGTCGTGCCTTGCAAATGGCATGAATATTATAGATTCTATTAAAAAGGCAAAGCTTTATACGGCCGGATTGATAAGGCAGGAATCAGGATGTTAA
- a CDS encoding DUF2062 domain-containing protein, protein MANNNSRNHTRLIRIKRWVNLHYYKIMRIDDPPYKIARGVAIGVFMGIFPTFGLGIVFAIAAAYILKANRAAAVVGSFIMNPLTTPFFWAISSAVGAVILWEDKEVVMASVKNHHLLNGMGWAFLVYLVGALVVSTVFAALSYFITKKWVIEHRKKKTMRMLAKRDDIIGKGL, encoded by the coding sequence GTGGCAAATAATAACAGTAGAAATCACACAAGGCTTATCAGGATTAAGCGGTGGGTTAATCTTCATTATTACAAGATAATGAGGATTGACGATCCGCCTTACAAGATTGCCAGAGGTGTTGCCATAGGTGTTTTTATGGGGATATTTCCAACATTTGGTCTTGGCATAGTCTTTGCCATAGCAGCCGCTTATATTTTAAAGGCAAACAGGGCTGCCGCTGTAGTGGGAAGCTTTATAATGAACCCGCTTACAACCCCATTCTTCTGGGCAATATCCTCTGCCGTTGGCGCCGTTATTTTATGGGAAGATAAAGAGGTTGTAATGGCCAGTGTAAAAAACCATCATCTTTTAAATGGCATGGGCTGGGCGTTTTTGGTATATTTAGTCGGCGCTTTGGTAGTATCCACGGTTTTTGCTGCGCTGTCTTACTTTATTACGAAAAAATGGGTTATAGAGCATAGAAAGAAAAAGACGATGAGAATGCTGGCAAAGAGGGACGATATAATAGGAAAGGGATTGTAA
- a CDS encoding branched-chain amino acid ABC transporter substrate-binding protein: MKKFKIAFLLFIIHFSLFAVFTGCAKKEDTIKIGVAGPMTGDQAKMGTDLKNGVELAVSEWNEKGGALGKKIELFIEDDQHDPKLAVIVANKLSNSGAVGVIGHWNSSASIPASEVYKDRGYIPMITPASTNPQLTERGFENVFRVCGRDDQQGMIAAEFVVKNMKIKRVAIIHDKTTYGQGLANEFKKAMGNAAEVVYYGVIIQGDKDFRAVLTSIKDKRPELIYFGGIYPEAGLLVRQAKELGIKSPFMSGDGTIDKEFIKIAGKENAEGTYLTFSPDPSNIPTAKAFLDKYHAKYGEHGPYSIYAYDAANILLTGISKAGAVDGKKIADAIHNLAYEGSLGTIRFDKKGDVLKAPYIVWITKDGEFKEYWKPE, encoded by the coding sequence ATGAAAAAATTCAAAATTGCGTTTTTGTTATTTATTATCCACTTTTCACTGTTCGCTGTCTTCACAGGCTGCGCCAAAAAGGAAGATACTATAAAAATCGGCGTTGCAGGCCCGATGACAGGGGACCAGGCAAAGATGGGCACTGATTTAAAAAACGGCGTTGAGCTTGCAGTGAGCGAGTGGAATGAAAAGGGAGGAGCGCTTGGGAAAAAGATTGAACTCTTTATTGAAGACGACCAGCATGACCCAAAGCTCGCAGTAATAGTCGCTAACAAACTTTCAAATTCAGGCGCGGTGGGCGTTATCGGACACTGGAATAGTTCAGCATCCATTCCGGCATCAGAGGTTTATAAAGACAGGGGCTATATCCCGATGATAACGCCGGCGTCAACAAACCCTCAATTGACAGAAAGGGGCTTTGAGAATGTATTCAGGGTATGCGGCAGGGACGACCAGCAGGGAATGATTGCAGCAGAGTTTGTTGTAAAAAATATGAAGATTAAAAGGGTGGCGATTATCCACGACAAGACAACATACGGACAGGGGCTTGCAAATGAATTTAAAAAGGCGATGGGCAATGCGGCAGAGGTTGTTTACTACGGCGTTATAATTCAGGGAGATAAAGATTTTAGGGCGGTTTTGACAAGCATAAAGGATAAGAGGCCTGAGCTTATCTATTTCGGCGGCATATACCCGGAGGCAGGCCTGCTTGTAAGGCAGGCAAAAGAGCTTGGTATAAAGTCTCCATTTATGAGCGGCGATGGAACCATTGACAAGGAGTTTATAAAGATTGCAGGCAAAGAGAATGCAGAAGGCACATACCTGACATTCAGCCCTGACCCATCCAATATTCCAACAGCAAAGGCATTTCTGGATAAATACCATGCAAAATATGGAGAGCATGGGCCATATTCCATCTATGCATACGATGCCGCAAATATACTTTTAACAGGCATCAGCAAGGCGGGAGCTGTGGATGGAAAGAAGATTGCCGATGCAATTCACAATCTTGCTTACGAAGGCTCCCTCGGCACAATCCGGTTTGACAAAAAGGGTGATGTGCTTAAAGCGCCATACATTGTTTGGATTACGAAAGACGGAGAGTTTAAGGAATACTGGAAACCGGAATAA
- a CDS encoding branched-chain amino acid ABC transporter permease, with the protein MFLQQLINGLTLGSVYALIALGYTMVYGILQLINFAHGEIYMIGAYMAIIVLGVLTASGLTSVNLPLSILLVFIISGLFCCAYGLTMERVAYRPLRHAHRLSPLISAIGMSIFLQNYVMLTQGTVDKVFPHIIPSTGLEIAGASISYLQIFILAASFILMTALHLFIKKTRLGKAMRATSQDSRMASLVGINIDSVIAVTFVIGSILAATAGVMVAMYYGSVNFFIGYTAGIKAFTAAVLGGIGNIPGAMLGGLLLGLVEGLGASYISSEYKDVFAFLILILVLIFRPTGLLGERVGEKV; encoded by the coding sequence ATGTTTCTTCAGCAACTCATAAATGGTCTTACACTCGGCAGTGTCTATGCCCTGATTGCACTTGGCTACACAATGGTTTATGGCATTTTACAGCTCATAAACTTTGCCCACGGCGAAATATATATGATAGGCGCATACATGGCCATCATTGTTTTGGGTGTTTTGACCGCGTCCGGCTTGACTTCTGTAAACCTTCCTCTGTCTATTTTATTAGTCTTTATTATTTCCGGCCTTTTCTGCTGCGCGTATGGTCTGACCATGGAAAGGGTTGCATACAGGCCGCTCCGTCATGCCCACAGGCTTTCGCCGTTAATATCAGCCATCGGCATGTCTATATTCCTTCAGAATTATGTCATGCTTACCCAGGGGACGGTTGATAAAGTATTCCCGCACATCATCCCTTCAACAGGATTAGAGATAGCAGGCGCAAGCATAAGCTATCTGCAAATATTTATCCTTGCGGCATCGTTTATCCTGATGACAGCGCTCCATCTTTTCATTAAAAAGACAAGGCTCGGCAAGGCAATGCGCGCAACCAGTCAGGACAGCAGAATGGCAAGCCTTGTCGGTATAAATATAGATAGTGTCATAGCAGTTACCTTCGTGATAGGCTCTATCCTCGCCGCCACCGCTGGCGTTATGGTTGCCATGTATTACGGCTCGGTGAATTTCTTCATCGGCTACACCGCAGGCATAAAGGCGTTTACCGCAGCGGTGCTCGGCGGCATCGGCAACATCCCGGGCGCCATGCTCGGCGGCTTATTGCTCGGTCTTGTGGAAGGCCTGGGCGCAAGTTATATATCCAGCGAATATAAGGATGTGTTTGCGTTCCTGATATTGATACTGGTTTTGATATTCCGGCCCACTGGGTTGCTTGGGGAGAGGGTTGGGGAGAAGGTTTAA
- a CDS encoding c-type cytochrome, translating into MNTTDRCILCHLGVENPLFVNESQPFTTHPGDILKTHPIDKFGCTVCHQGDGQAVTVEATHGVVHHLNRQLLAAEYVQASCVKCHVELHDTSLTDDKFADVGVETFLQGRSLTFQNNCRLCHNINGEGGNIGPELTGFGSRTELAFSLIHDFVHVEGPHTKAQWEYEHFLDPQKIVPGNRELNFPPTIMPNFGLSPEKARALTIYVLSLRDYKVDAIPYEYIAKKRFAQTPSRPVPVKSLQ; encoded by the coding sequence TTGAACACCACGGACAGGTGTATCCTCTGTCATTTAGGGGTGGAGAATCCCCTCTTCGTAAACGAATCCCAGCCATTCACCACACACCCCGGTGATATTCTCAAGACGCATCCAATCGATAAATTTGGGTGTACCGTATGCCATCAGGGGGATGGCCAGGCCGTGACCGTGGAAGCTACTCATGGGGTAGTTCATCACTTAAACCGCCAGCTTCTGGCAGCGGAATATGTACAGGCGTCATGTGTAAAATGCCATGTGGAGCTTCACGACACCTCTCTGACGGATGACAAATTCGCAGACGTTGGCGTTGAGACCTTCTTACAGGGGAGAAGTCTAACCTTCCAGAATAACTGCCGGCTGTGCCATAATATCAATGGAGAAGGGGGAAATATAGGGCCCGAGTTGACTGGCTTTGGAAGCAGGACAGAGCTTGCATTCAGCCTGATCCATGATTTTGTACACGTAGAAGGTCCCCATACAAAGGCGCAATGGGAGTATGAACATTTCTTGGATCCGCAGAAGATTGTCCCGGGGAATCGCGAGTTAAACTTTCCCCCCACGATTATGCCCAACTTCGGACTTTCACCTGAGAAGGCGAGGGCGCTTACGATCTATGTGCTTAGCTTAAGAGACTACAAGGTAGATGCGATTCCCTACGAATATATAGCCAAGAAGAGATTTGCACAGACCCCTTCTCGGCCTGTGCCTGTCAAGTCATTGCAATAA
- a CDS encoding cytochrome B6, giving the protein MAEKSFEIFPKNPKKTYGLMELVKGTAPTVEKEPEDTIFSWPHLFYIELIAVLLVTAALLFLSLYVGAPLEEEVGRDTTPNPMKAPWYFLGLQELLVFFDPWIAGVTLPALIIIGLMLIPFLDTNPKGSGSYTFSERKLAVSVYAFGLGLWTALIVIGVWLRGLDWSWYWPWENWHAHKPVVVGLKDLPVIFARILGISEFMGNALSYFLVLVYFAVGLIIPVFIFKRFYNRLGIIRYVTTMVLFLIMAGIPVKIALRLIFSIKYVMVTPWFKI; this is encoded by the coding sequence ATGGCAGAGAAATCCTTTGAAATATTTCCAAAAAATCCTAAGAAGACCTATGGCTTAATGGAGCTTGTCAAGGGGACAGCCCCCACTGTAGAAAAGGAGCCGGAGGATACCATATTTTCATGGCCCCACCTCTTTTATATCGAGCTTATCGCCGTCCTCTTGGTTACGGCCGCACTACTCTTCCTCTCCTTATATGTGGGCGCCCCCCTCGAAGAAGAGGTAGGCAGGGATACCACTCCGAATCCGATGAAGGCGCCTTGGTATTTCCTGGGGCTGCAGGAGCTTCTGGTCTTTTTTGACCCATGGATAGCCGGGGTGACGCTGCCTGCCCTGATCATAATCGGGCTCATGCTGATTCCTTTTCTCGATACCAATCCGAAAGGGAGTGGATCCTATACCTTCTCGGAACGTAAGCTTGCCGTCTCGGTCTATGCCTTCGGGCTAGGATTATGGACGGCCCTGATTGTCATCGGGGTATGGTTAAGGGGTCTCGACTGGAGCTGGTACTGGCCATGGGAGAACTGGCATGCACATAAACCTGTGGTTGTTGGTCTTAAGGACCTTCCCGTCATATTTGCGAGGATACTGGGTATCAGTGAATTTATGGGAAATGCCCTGTCTTATTTCCTTGTGCTTGTCTATTTTGCAGTGGGGCTGATCATCCCCGTATTTATCTTTAAACGATTTTATAATAGGCTCGGCATCATCAGATATGTGACAACAATGGTACTGTTTCTCATCATGGCGGGCATTCCTGTAAAGATTGCCCTCAGGCTAATATTCTCGATTAAATATGTGATGGTGACCCCGTGGTTTAAAATATGA
- a CDS encoding cytochrome b N-terminal domain-containing protein: MSNLWKKVLDWVTGTQIYRAIFRHGYEDTPRNRSLTTFSNVLYHLHPVKTRKESIRFRYTWCMGGATLLLFVVLTVTGLLLMFYYVPDTRRAYQDIKDIMNVVSFGSTFRNVHRLAAHGMVLTVWIHMTRVFLTGAYKPPREFNWVVGVVLLTLTLVLSWTGYLLPWDQLAFWAVTVGTKMAGDTPLFGVEGPFGRQLGMRQDNDIKFMLLGGTEVGQNTLIRFYVLHCVVLPLVAVVFLVIHYWRVRKDGFSGPL; encoded by the coding sequence ATGAGTAATCTCTGGAAAAAAGTCTTGGACTGGGTCACCGGCACCCAGATATACCGGGCGATATTCCGACATGGATATGAAGATACTCCCCGGAACAGGTCGCTGACAACCTTCAGCAACGTCCTTTATCACCTCCATCCGGTCAAGACGCGGAAAGAGTCTATAAGGTTCAGATATACCTGGTGCATGGGCGGTGCAACCCTTCTCCTCTTCGTGGTCCTAACGGTGACAGGGCTTCTGCTGATGTTTTACTATGTCCCGGACACAAGGCGGGCATATCAGGATATAAAAGATATTATGAACGTCGTATCCTTTGGAAGCACATTCCGGAATGTTCACAGGCTTGCCGCCCATGGGATGGTACTCACCGTCTGGATCCATATGACAAGGGTATTCCTTACCGGCGCCTATAAGCCCCCAAGAGAATTTAACTGGGTGGTCGGCGTGGTCCTTTTGACACTGACATTAGTGCTCAGCTGGACAGGATATCTTCTCCCCTGGGATCAGCTTGCGTTCTGGGCCGTCACGGTGGGAACGAAGATGGCCGGCGATACACCCCTCTTCGGGGTGGAGGGCCCCTTTGGTCGCCAGCTCGGGATGAGGCAGGATAACGATATCAAGTTCATGCTTTTGGGAGGAACCGAGGTGGGGCAGAATACGCTCATCCGGTTCTATGTGCTCCACTGTGTGGTTTTACCGTTAGTGGCCGTGGTCTTCCTGGTCATCCATTACTGGCGTGTAAGGAAGGATGGATTCTCAGGACCACTATAA
- a CDS encoding ubiquinol-cytochrome c reductase iron-sulfur subunit — protein sequence MNHGDKRITRKDFFSLVGWGGILATLGGSALGFYRFYFPNVLYESQKVFKIGKPSDFPEGLSEKWKKERQVWVGRNKRGIYVMISICRHLGCTPNWFSDQQKFRCPCHGSIYDINGNVLGGPAPRTLWRAAIKIDPIDGQIIVDFNNRQDIDPVSTENGLTVEEASREVDPFFLKV from the coding sequence GTGAATCACGGGGATAAGCGAATTACGCGTAAGGACTTCTTTTCTTTAGTGGGGTGGGGTGGAATACTCGCTACGTTGGGGGGGTCTGCCTTAGGTTTTTATCGCTTCTACTTTCCCAACGTTCTTTATGAGTCCCAGAAGGTCTTTAAGATAGGAAAGCCCTCGGATTTTCCCGAAGGGTTGAGTGAAAAATGGAAAAAAGAGAGACAGGTATGGGTAGGTCGTAATAAGCGCGGGATATATGTAATGATCTCAATCTGTCGTCATCTGGGATGTACACCAAACTGGTTTTCAGATCAGCAGAAGTTTCGGTGCCCATGTCATGGAAGCATATATGATATAAATGGAAATGTCTTGGGGGGGCCGGCGCCGAGGACGCTCTGGCGTGCGGCAATCAAGATAGACCCCATTGACGGACAGATTATAGTAGATTTTAATAACAGGCAGGACATTGATCCTGTGTCCACTGAGAACGGGTTGACGGTGGAAGAGGCCTCACGCGAGGTGGATCCATTCTTTTTGAAGGTGTAG
- a CDS encoding FAD-dependent oxidoreductase, translated as MSGVLKEKYCVVIPDVDYFAEQVKCRSACPVGTDSGGYVQAIADGDYERAYAIARAPNPFASICGRVCGHPCEAACRRGNIDEAISIRALKRFVTEKYGVEALADPSGVIRLSNARRNLIKRGSGEKIAIIGAGPAGLAAAHDLALLGYKVTVFEAEPEPGGMMFFGIPNYRLSKKLVKAEIDSIAALGIEIRCNTRIGKDLSMKDLKDMGYKAILIAIGLQLGRSIPIEGTNLAGVLLGMDFIKAANYGRAPKIGPRVVVIGGGNVAYDAARSAVRLGASEVHISCLETRDIMPADPVEIMEGEEEGIILHDGFGPKRIVGKDGRVVGLETIKCISIFDENKRFNPQFDPNIESLIECDTVIITVGQAADLSLIQESDGIEMARPGVLKVNLDNYKTSVPGIFATGDIAYGPKLLITAIAAGQKVARSIDEYLRGVSIRVKKRGIMHNVADPKEYRMYSDFDLLERHDPPIIGVKERRHDSSLVEIGYGEDAATAQGRRCLKCHVNPIFDADLCILCGGCVDVCPTYCLKMVPVTEIDGDENLRRVVEARYNISWEDLMRGDQSAVAQMGTAMLKDEDRCIRCGYCAKRCPTGAVTMEFFEYIEDIEEVPVK; from the coding sequence ATGAGTGGAGTTTTGAAGGAAAAATACTGTGTAGTCATACCGGATGTGGATTACTTTGCAGAGCAGGTAAAGTGCCGGAGTGCGTGCCCTGTCGGAACCGATTCGGGGGGTTATGTCCAGGCGATTGCCGATGGAGATTATGAGAGGGCCTATGCAATTGCAAGGGCTCCAAATCCATTTGCCTCTATATGCGGCCGTGTCTGCGGTCATCCGTGCGAGGCCGCCTGCCGGAGAGGGAACATTGACGAGGCCATATCCATCAGGGCGCTGAAGCGCTTTGTCACAGAGAAGTATGGCGTTGAAGCGCTCGCTGACCCCTCCGGTGTCATAAGGCTCTCCAATGCCCGAAGGAATCTCATCAAACGTGGTTCCGGCGAGAAGATAGCGATTATCGGGGCCGGACCGGCAGGCCTTGCCGCTGCCCACGACCTCGCCCTTCTCGGCTATAAGGTCACGGTCTTTGAGGCCGAGCCTGAACCGGGCGGGATGATGTTCTTTGGAATCCCAAACTACAGGCTCTCCAAAAAACTCGTCAAAGCAGAGATAGATTCAATAGCCGCACTGGGTATCGAAATACGGTGTAACACCCGAATTGGGAAAGACCTCTCCATGAAAGACCTGAAGGATATGGGCTACAAGGCGATATTGATCGCCATCGGGCTCCAGCTTGGACGTTCCATCCCCATAGAAGGCACAAATCTGGCAGGTGTATTGCTCGGTATGGACTTTATCAAAGCCGCAAATTATGGCCGCGCGCCCAAGATCGGACCGAGGGTGGTCGTTATTGGCGGCGGTAATGTGGCCTATGATGCCGCGAGGTCTGCCGTGCGTCTGGGGGCAAGCGAGGTGCATATATCCTGTCTTGAGACGAGGGATATCATGCCTGCCGACCCTGTGGAAATAATGGAGGGGGAAGAGGAGGGTATCATCCTCCATGACGGCTTCGGCCCCAAGAGGATCGTAGGGAAAGATGGGAGGGTTGTCGGCCTTGAGACCATCAAATGTATCAGTATCTTTGACGAGAACAAGAGGTTTAATCCGCAGTTCGATCCGAATATAGAGTCACTCATAGAGTGTGACACTGTGATCATCACAGTTGGTCAGGCAGCGGATCTCTCCTTAATCCAGGAGAGTGACGGCATTGAGATGGCAAGACCCGGGGTATTAAAGGTGAATCTCGATAATTACAAGACGAGTGTACCTGGCATATTCGCCACGGGTGATATCGCCTATGGGCCCAAGCTCTTGATCACCGCCATCGCCGCAGGCCAGAAGGTAGCAAGGTCTATTGATGAATACCTCAGAGGGGTAAGCATCAGGGTAAAGAAAAGGGGTATTATGCATAACGTAGCGGACCCGAAGGAATACAGGATGTACAGTGATTTTGACCTTCTGGAACGTCATGATCCTCCCATAATCGGCGTAAAGGAGAGGAGACATGATTCCTCCCTCGTTGAGATCGGTTATGGAGAAGATGCCGCCACGGCACAGGGGAGGCGCTGTCTCAAATGCCATGTCAACCCAATATTTGATGCAGATTTATGTATATTGTGCGGAGGTTGTGTAGATGTATGCCCGACATACTGCTTAAAGATGGTGCCTGTCACCGAGATAGACGGGGATGAGAATCTGAGAAGAGTCGTTGAAGCGAGATACAATATATCATGGGAAGACCTGATGCGTGGGGATCAATCCGCAGTTGCGCAGATGGGTACGGCCATGCTGAAAGATGAGGATCGTTGCATCCGGTGCGGATATTGCGCAAAACGGTGCCCGACGGGCGCAGTGACGATGGAGTTTTTTGAATATATAGAAGATATTGAGGAGGTTCCTGTAAAGTGA
- a CDS encoding cytochrome c3 family protein has translation MKKLILYTLTGIISLAIGHVIQQQFFSDSAPLQPINFSHKIHAGDNNIPCQYCHIYADRSKVAGVPSVQRCMGCHKIIKTDSPMIQKLTSYWENKEPIPWVKVYNLPDHVYFPHKRHVKAGVPCQRCHGDVAKMDRITRQAVFFGIPYVRVSHLKMGWCLECHTNEAQKYIGTPVKNGTDCWTCHI, from the coding sequence ATGAAAAAGCTTATCCTATACACCCTGACAGGTATCATATCGTTGGCAATAGGTCATGTGATTCAGCAGCAGTTCTTCTCGGACAGTGCCCCTCTTCAGCCCATAAATTTCAGCCATAAGATACATGCGGGCGACAACAATATCCCCTGCCAGTACTGCCACATCTACGCCGATAGATCCAAAGTGGCAGGCGTGCCCAGCGTCCAGAGGTGTATGGGCTGTCACAAGATCATAAAGACCGACTCTCCCATGATACAGAAACTTACATCTTACTGGGAGAACAAGGAACCCATACCGTGGGTGAAGGTGTATAATCTCCCCGACCACGTCTATTTCCCCCACAAGAGACATGTAAAGGCAGGCGTGCCGTGCCAGCGGTGCCACGGCGATGTTGCAAAGATGGATAGGATTACCAGGCAGGCTGTTTTCTTCGGCATTCCGTATGTAAGGGTTTCTCATTTAAAGATGGGTTGGTGTCTTGAGTGTCATACGAACGAGGCGCAGAAATATATCGGAACTCCGGTCAAAAACGGAACCGATTGCTGGACATGCCACATATAA